The Amycolatopsis methanolica 239 nucleotide sequence TGGCCGCCTCGGGCACCTGCTCCAGGATCTCCAGCCCGACGGTGCCCTGCCCGGCGATGATGTCCGCGTGGTCGAAGGGGTGGATGAACACCGCGCCGGTCCGCTCCGCGAACGCGATCGCCTCGGCCAGGGTCTCCTCCAGCACGTCGCCGTGCAGGTGGACGTCCGCGCCGTAGCCGCGGGTGGCGGCCAGCTTGGGCAGCGGCGCGCGGGTCGGCATGAAGACGGTCGACGAGATGCCCAGCAGCGACGCCGCGAGCGCGACGCCCTGCGCGTGGTTGCCCGCGCTGGCGGCGACGACTCCGCGGGCCCGCTCCTCCGCACTCAGGCCGTGCAGACGGGTGTAGGCGCCGCGGATCTTGAACGAGCCGGTGCGCTGCAGGTTCTCGCACTTCAGGTGGACGGGGCCGCCGTGCGCCCGCTCCAGGTCACGGGCGTGCTCCATCGGCGTGACGCGGATGATCCCCTCGAGCAGCTTCCGCGCCTCGCGGATACGGTCGACGTCCACCAGATCCATATCCCGGATCATGCCACTCGCACCTCACGGCTTTCGGTACCCTGGGAGCCGGTCAGTTCGGCGAATCGGGAGTAGCCATGCCAGCACGGGGTGAAACGGGCGGACGGGTCCGCCGCGCCACGCGTGCGGCCGGACTGCTGCCGTTGGTCGCGGGCGTCACGTCCGCCCTGGCCCTCACCGGCGCGGCGGTCTACACGGTCGACAGGGCCAACTGCGGCGACCCGGCCCAGTACATCCGGCACGACAACTACGTCGAGCTGGTCGGCGGGTGCGTGAACGGCTCCGACCTGGAGGGCATCCGCACCGGCACCACGCCCGGTGACGCCAAGACGGCCGAGCTGAACAACTACCGGCCCTGACCGAGCGGGGAAGCGCCGCGACGCTCCCCCGCCGACGCCTCTCAGCCCAGGGCAGCGCGCAGGTCGTCGCTCAGGTCACGGACGTCCTCGATGCCGACGGACAGCCGCAGCAGGTCGTCGGGCACCTGGAGCATCGAGCCGGCCACGCTCGCGTGCGTCATCTGGCCCGGGTGCTCGATCAGCGATTCGATGCCGCCGAGCGACTCGGCCAGGATGAACAGCTCGGTGCGCGCCGCGGTGTCCAGCGCGGCCTGCCTGCCGTCGGCGTGGCGGAACGAGATCATGCCGCCGAAGCGGCGCATCTGCTTGGCCGCTACCTCGTGGCCGGCGTGCCCGGGCAGGCCCGGGTAGTACACCTCGGCGACCTTCGGGTGCGCCGACAGCATCTCGGCGATCTGCTCCGCGTTGTCGCAGTGCCGGTCCATCCGGACGGCGAGGGTCTTGAGCCCGCGCAGGGTGAGCCAGGCGTCGAACGGGCCGGGCACCGCGCCCGCCGAGTTGCGCAGGAAGAACAGCTGGTCGCGCAGCTCGTCCTCGCTGGTCAGCACGGCGCCGCCGACGACGTCGGAGTGGCCGCCGAGGTACTTGGTGGTCGAGTGCACGACGATGTCGGCGCCTAGCGCCAGCGGCGTCTGCAGGTACGGCGTGGCGAAGGTGTTG carries:
- a CDS encoding cystathionine gamma-synthase yields the protein MTHDLSRSGFETRAIHAGQEPDPRTGAVIVPIYQTSTYAQDGVGGTREGDYEYSRTANPTRTALEQALASLEGARHGLAFASGMAATDAVLRTVLRPGDHLVLGNDAYGGTFRLIDKVLKLWGVEYGVADLSNPDEVRAAIRPETKLIWCETPSNPLLGIADLAVLAEIAHGAGARLVVDNTFATPYLQTPLALGADIVVHSTTKYLGGHSDVVGGAVLTSEDELRDQLFFLRNSAGAVPGPFDAWLTLRGLKTLAVRMDRHCDNAEQIAEMLSAHPKVAEVYYPGLPGHAGHEVAAKQMRRFGGMISFRHADGRQAALDTAARTELFILAESLGGIESLIEHPGQMTHASVAGSMLQVPDDLLRLSVGIEDVRDLSDDLRAALG